Part of the Flavobacterium sp. MDT1-60 genome, ATATTTTTGTTCCGAATTTAGCAGCTTTAATTTCTGAAAGTATTTCTTTCTCTAATAGTATCCCGACTTCCTTTCTGTTTAACAAAAGACTCCCTGGAATGAGGCTATTTTCAATTTCTCTTTTGCCTTTGTCTAAAATAACTTTTTGTACAAAATCAATTTCATAAAAAATTGAATTATCCTTTTTCATTTTTAATGTGACAGTTCCACCATCCATCCAAACACCAACATTTTCAATTATAATTTCCTTTTCCATTTGAAATTAACTACGAATAAAATTCTTCTTATTCGGTTTACTAGTCATATAAAAAGTAATCTTTCCTCCATTTATAACATCCGAATGTTTCAGGAAAGGCTTAGAAAGTTGTTTTCCGTTTAAAAGCACTTTGCTCACAAACACATTTTTATCAGATTGATTCACCGTTTCCACCTCAAATTTCCTTCCGTTTTCTAAATTAAAAACAGCATTTTTAACCAACGGACTTCCCAACGCATATTCATCAGAACCTGGCGCTACTGGATAAAATCCTAAACTACTAAAAATATACCAGGCACTCATTTGTCCGAAATCATCATTTCCTCCTAAACCGTCGGCACCATTTCGGTACATCTTTTTCAGGATCATTCTGATTTTGTCCTGTGCTTTCCATGGTGAATTTGTCCAATTGTATAAATAAACCACATGATGCGAAGGTTCATTTCCGTGAACATAATTCCCGATGATTCCCTCTCTGGTAATATCTTCTGTATTTTCAAAATATTTATCCGGCAAATGCATGTTGAACAACGAATCTAATCGAACATTAAATTTATCATTTCCTCCCATCATTTTAATCATTTCGGCAGGGTCTTGAGGCACATACAAACTATAATTCCATGAATTCCCTTCGATGAAACCTTGTCCATGCGTATCTAATGGATCAAATTCTTTTTTGAAAGTTCCATCATTTAATTTAGGGCGCATGAAACCTGTTTTTACATCGTAAACGTTTTTGTAATTTTTAGATCTTTCGATGAATTCATTATAAATTTCGGTTTTCCCTAATTTCTTCGCAGCCTGGGCAATCGCCCAGTCATCATAAGCATATTCTAAAGTTTTTGAGACCGAAGAACCATTTTTATCTTCTGGAACATAACCCATTTTCATATAATATTCCAATCCGTCATAATAAAATACTTTTGCTGTGTTAACACAAGCCTGAAGTGCTTTTTCAGAATCGAAATTGGTATTGCCTTTTACAATGGCATCTGCAACGACAGAAACCGAATGATAACCAATCATACACCAATTTTCATTGGCATAATGTGACCAGATTGGCAACATTTTATGCACACTTTGATCTGAATGCGCCAACATCGAACTCACCATATCTGAATTTCTTGTCGGTTGTACAATATTAAAAAACGGATGCAATGCTCTATAGGTATCCCAAAGCGAATAACTGGTATAATTTTTAAAGTTTTCAGCCTTATGAACATTCATATCCAAACCTTTGTAATTTCCATCAAGATCCATATATTCTGTCGGACCTAAAAAAGCATGATACATTGCGGTATAAAAATTCACATAATCTTCTTTCT contains:
- a CDS encoding GH92 family glycosyl hydrolase; protein product: MNKINYKNFLLGLSFLMLGYATNAQKKITEKRNLIQYVDPMIGTAKMGHTYPGATVPFGSVQLSPETDTIAYGLNGKYNGEVYKYCAGYQYEDKTIVGFSHTHFSGTGHSDLGDFLIMPTTGKLQLNPGTASKPHSGYRSAFAHSTEKAEPAYYSVLLEDHNIKAELTATTRVGMHQYTFPKSDEAHIILDLTSGIYNYDKKNVWTFVRVENDTLITGYRQTNGWARTRTVYFAMSFSKPIKSYGQAAQEKSVYRGFWGRFDQTKKFPEMAGQNLKLFFDFNTEDGEKIKIKMALSPVSSAGALENMKKEVPGWDFEKVKKQSQEVWNNELNKIQIDAIQKEDYVNFYTAMYHAFLGPTEYMDLDGNYKGLDMNVHKAENFKNYTSYSLWDTYRALHPFFNIVQPTRNSDMVSSMLAHSDQSVHKMLPIWSHYANENWCMIGYHSVSVVADAIVKGNTNFDSEKALQACVNTAKVFYYDGLEYYMKMGYVPEDKNGSSVSKTLEYAYDDWAIAQAAKKLGKTEIYNEFIERSKNYKNVYDVKTGFMRPKLNDGTFKKEFDPLDTHGQGFIEGNSWNYSLYVPQDPAEMIKMMGGNDKFNVRLDSLFNMHLPDKYFENTEDITREGIIGNYVHGNEPSHHVVYLYNWTNSPWKAQDKIRMILKKMYRNGADGLGGNDDFGQMSAWYIFSSLGFYPVAPGSDEYALGSPLVKNAVFNLENGRKFEVETVNQSDKNVFVSKVLLNGKQLSKPFLKHSDVINGGKITFYMTSKPNKKNFIRS